Within Streptomyces roseirectus, the genomic segment CCCTCGCCGAGCGCGTCCGCCGACGTGAAGGTGCCGGTCTCCGCGGGGACCTCGTTCCGGACGGCGGCGGAGATCGAGCAGGGGCAAACGGCGACGGCGAGCGGTTCGACCGGTGACTACATGTACTGGTCGTTCCCGGCCGACGCGAAGCAACGCCCCACGGTCAAGGCCACGTTGAAGCTCCCTCAGGCCCACACCGGCCAGACCTGGCAGCTCGACGTGTACGACGGCTTGCGGCGCCGCCAGGCGTGCCAGTACGGCGCGCAGACGCACACCGCCGCGCCGGGCACCAACTCGCTCGAACTCGCCTGTGTGCTGCGGACGGTGCGGTCCTGGGCGGAGCCGTGGGCCAACGACCCGCTGCCGGGCACGTATTACGTCCGGCTGACGGCCGTCGGTGTGAAGACCGCCGACCTCGGGCTGCCGGTCTCCGCTGAACTCCGCGTGGACTCCAAGAACATGGGCGGCGCGGCGGCCGTCGACGGGTCGCTCTCGGAGCCGCTGGTGCCGGGCGTCTCGGTCACCAAGGCCGAGGATTCGAAGGCGTCCCTGTTCAGCCTGGAGCCCGAGGACGGCTGGGACTCCGGCTGGTGGTCGAGCCGTTGGGTGTGGACCGGGGTCGGGGCGATCCTCGCCGCGCTCGCCGGGATCGGGGGGTACGCGCTGACGCGGGGGTCGGGGCGGCCCTCGCGGGTGCCGCCCGGCGCCTGAGGGACCGTCACGATGCCCACCGCTCACCGGCGGTGGGCATCGGTCGTCTCACGCCTCGCGCAGCGCCTTCGCGAGGGCGCCGTCACCGCTGACCTCGACGCGGCCGGCGCGGACGGCGTCGGCCAGGCCCAACTCCCCGCGCGCTATGGCCGTGCAGGTGTCCGTGTCGAGCGCGAGCCGCGCGTCCGCCTCGACCGGGGCGACCCCGTCGCCGTACACGGCGCCGTCCGTGCCGCCGACGTACAGATGGAACTCGCCTTCGTCCAGATGGACTTGAACGACTCCCTCGCCGTCGAGCGCGCGCAGCAGGGGCAGGGCGAACCAGTGGGCGCGGACGGCGTCGGTGGGGCGGCGTTCGCCCAGCTCGGCCTGGCCCCACGCGCCGAGGGCCTGGAGGACGTGCAGCAACTGCCGTCCGCGCACGGTGAGTTCGTAGACGTAGGCCGCGCCGGGCGGGGGGAGCCGGCGGCGGGTGGTGAGGCCGTCGCGTTCCATGTCCTTGAGCCGGGAGGCGAGTACGTCCGTGCTGACGCCGGGGAGGTCGGCGTGCAGGTCGGTGTAGCGGCGCGGGCCGGCCAGCAGCTCCCGGACGATCAGCAGGGTCCAGCGGTCGCCGACGACGTCGAGCGCGCGGGCGGCGGAACAGTACTGGTCGTAGCTTCGGCGAGGTGACATGCGACGCAGTCTAGACATGTTGTTGGACTTTCCAAGCTCCCACTTGGTAAAACCAAGCATCACGAGTTTCCGGAGGGACGCATGGAGTTCCGGCAGTCGAACAAGCTCAGCGAGGTCTGCTACGAGATCCGCGGGCCGGTGATCGAGCACGCCAACGCGCTGGAGGAGGCGGGGCACAGCGTGCTGCGCCTCAACACCGGCAACCCCGCGCTCTTCGGGTTCGAGGCGCCCGAGGAGATCGTCCAGGACATGATCCGGATGCTCCCGCAGGCCCACGGCTACACCGACTCGCGCGGCATCCTCTCCGCCCGGCGCGCGGTCTCCCAGCGCTACCAGAAACTGGGGGTCGAGGTCGACGTCGACCACGTCTACCTCGGCAACGGCATCTCCGAGCTGATCTCGATGGCCGTCCAGGCGCTGATCGAGGACGGCGACGAAATCCTCATCCCCGCACCGGACTTCCCCCTCTGGACGGCCGTCACGACCCTCGCGGGCGGCAAGGCCGTGCACTACCTGTGCGACGAGCAGTCCGACTGGAACCCCGACCTCGCGGACATGGCGTCGAAGATCACCGACCGGACCAAGGCGGTCGTGATCATCAACCCCAACAACCCGACGGGCGCGGTGTATCCGAAGGAGGTCGTCGAGGGCATCCTCGATCTCGCCCGCCGGCACGGGCTGATGGTCCTCGCGGACGAGATCTACGACCAGATCCTCTACGACGACGCCGTCCACCACTCCGCCGCCGCGCTCGCCCCCGACCTCGTCGTCCTCACGTTCTGCGGGCTCTCCAAGACGTACCGCGTGGCCGGGTTCCGCTCGGGCTGGCTCGCCGTCTCCGGGCCCACCCAGCACGCCAGGAACTACCTGGAGGGCCTGACCATGCTGGCGTCCATGCGCCTGTGCGCCAACGCGCCCGCGCAGTACGCCATCCAGGCCGCCCTCGGCGGACGCCAGTCGATCAACGACCTCACCGCGCCCGGCGGCCGCCTCCACGAACAGCGCGACGTCGCCTGGCGGCGCCTCAACGAGATCCCCGGCGTCTCCTGCGTCCGCCCCAAGGGCTCCCTCTACGCCTTCCCCCGCCTCGACCCCAAGGTCTACCCCATCCACGACGACGAGAAGTTCGTCCTCGACCTCCTCCTGCGCGAGAAGATCCAGGTCGTCCAGGGCACGGGCTTCAACTGGCCCACCCCCGACCACTTCCGCATCCTCACCCTGCCCCACGCGGACGACCTGGAGGCGGCCATCGGCCGCATCGGCCGGTTCCTCAGCGGGTACCGGCAGTAGTCGGCCCAGGGGCCGTTGTCAGTGGTGCGTCGTAGCCTTCGGAGCAGGAGAGGAGGTGCGACGTGACACGGGTGCCGACGGCCGCGCAGCGCAGGGTGATCGAGGGGGCCGAGCCGGTGAGCGGGCGGTTGCGGGGGACGGCCGCTCAGCTGGAGGGGCTGGTGAAGCGGGGGCTGGCGTTCCGGCATCCCCGGCCGCCGCACGATCACTTTCTGACGCCGGCGGGGCATCGGGGGCGGGAGGAGATCGGGCGGGAGCCGGTCGCCGCGCCGTCCGAGGCCGACAGCGGGGTGTTCGTCGCGCGGATCGGGGGCGAGGAGGAGGCCGTCGGGCCTTCGCGGGCGCGCGAGGTGCACAGCGCCTGGCAGGGGCTGCTCGAACTGCGCCGGATGACCAATCCGGACGGCGACACCAGTCGCCCGTGCGCGTGGGAACGCACGCATCTCGTCCGGGGCGCCGCGCTGGCCCTGGAGGCGGCGGGGCTGCGGCCCGCGGGGGCCGGTGACGAGGGGTACCGGGTGCGGGCCACGCCCCAGCCGGAGGCGGTCGCCGTGTACGGCCCCGAACTCCCCGAGTACGCCGGGGTGTTGGAGGCCGCCGGCTGGCAGGTCAGCGAGCACACCGACACGCGGTCCCGGGAACGGTACCTGCTGGCCTCACCCAGGCGGAGGTGAACCACCGGCGACCCGGCCACGGAACACCCCTCCCGCGCGCCGTCGGCGAGGGCACGGCCCTGCGGTGGCCCGGCCTGGCCGAGCCGCCCCGCACGCCGGCCGACAGCGCCGCATCCACCGCGCCACCGCCGACCTCTGTCCCGCGCCGCCCGCACGCCCGCACGCCCGCCGACCTCATCACCTCACTCCGCCCCCCGCCAGCAGCGAGCCCGGCCCCTCCCCTCCCCTCCTCACCCCGCCCAGCCCCCACCGCGAGCCCAGTCGGCCCCGCCCTCACCCCGCCGCGATCTCCGCCAGCCTCCGCGCCTCCGCCCGGGTCGAGCGGGCGATCTCGTCCTCGTCGGCGGTCAACAGGCGCCCGTTCTCGACGATCTGACGCCCATTGACGAACGACGCCGTCACCGGGGCCGCCGCCCCGAAGACCAGCGCCGTCACCGGATCGGCGATCGACGCGTGGGCCAGCGTGTCCATCCGCCACAGCACGAGGTCGGCCAGCTTGCCGGGTTCCAGCGAGCCGATCTCCCGTGCGCGGCCCAGGACTTGGGCGCCGCCGTAGGTGCCGAGCCGCAACGCCTGCCGGGCGTTCAGCGCGGCCTCCCGGTGCGCCCCCAGCCGGTTGATGAGCAGCGCGTTGCGCAACTCCGTGTGAAGCTCGCCGGATTCGTTGGAGGCGGTGCCGTCGACGCCGAGGCCGACGGGGACGCCGGCGGCGAGCAGGTCGGGGACGCGGGCGATCCCGGCGGCCAACCGGGCGTTGGAGGAGGGGCAGTGGGCGACGCCCGTGCCGGTGCGGGCGAACGCCGCGATGTCGGAGTCGTTCATGTGGACGCAGTGGGCCATCCAGACGTCCTCGCCGAGCCAGCCCGTGGACTCGAAGTAGTCGGTCGGGCCCATGCCGAAGAGTTCGTGGCAGAACTTCTCCTCCTCGACCGTCTCCGAGCCGTGCGTGTGCAGGCGCACACCGAGGCGGCGGGCCAACTCGGCGCCCTGGCGCATGAGTTCGGTGGAGACGGAGAACGGGGAGCAGGGGGCGACGGCGACCTGGGTCATCGCGTCGAAGGAGGGGTCGTGGTGGCGGCGCACCGTCTCCTCGGTCGCCGTGAGCGCGCCGTCCAGACTCTCCACCGCGAAGTCCGGGGGCAGGCCGCCGTCCGACTCGCCGCGGTCCATGGAGCCGCGCGCGAGGGTGAAGCGGACGCCCAGGTCGCGGGCGGCGCCGATGATCGCGGCGGAGAGGTCGCCGGTGCCGCGCGGGAAGACGTAGTGGTGGTCCATCGCGGTGGTGACGCCGCCGCGCGCCATCATCGCGAGGGAGCCCTCGGCGGCGGCGCGGACCATCGGCTCGTCGATGCGCGCCCAGGTCGGGTAGAGGGCGACGAGCCAGTCGAAGAGGTTGTGGTCGGTCGCGAGGCCCCGGGTGATCCACTGGTAGTAGTGGTGGTGGGTGTTGACGAGGCCGGGGGTGACCAGATGGCCCGTCGCGTCGATGCGGCGGGCGACGTCCGCAAGGCCCTCGGGGGCCGGGCCCGCGCCGAGCGATTCGATGCGGTTGCCGTGCAGGACGACGTGACCGGTCGCGTGCTCGGTGTCGGCGGCGTCCACGGTCGCGATCGCCGCGTTCTCGATGACGATGCGCTGGGCCATCGCTCAAGTCCTCTCGGGGAAGGGCGTGTTCAGAGGTTGGTGAGGTCGACGGGGATGCGCGCCTCGGCGCCGTCGCGCAGGATCGTCGCCTCGATGAGGCCGTAGGGGCGGTCGGCGGCGAAGTAGACCTCGTTGTCGTTCTTGAGGCCGAACGGCTTCAGGTCGACGAGGAAGTGGTGCTTGTTGGGGAGCGAGAAGCGGATCTCGTCGATCTCCGGGCGGTGTTCGACGACGCGGGCGCCCATCGCGTACAGGGTCTGTTGGAGGGAGAGCGAGTAGGTCTCGGCGAACGCCTCCAGGATGTGCCGCTTCGTCTGCGCGTAGGACTCCTGCCAGTCGGGCAACTCGCCTTCCTCGCCGGACCAGTTGAAGCGCCAGCGGGCGGCGACGTCGGTGGCGAGGATGCGGTCGTACGCCTCGGGGAGGGTCGTGTACTCGTCCTTGACGTAGCCCCAGAACTCGGAGTTGGTCGAGTTGAGGACGGTGAGGTCCTTCAGCCCGGACACCACCTCCCATGACACACCGTCAAAAGTGACCTGGGCGAGGCGGGTTTCCTGTCCCTTGCGGACGAAGGAGTGCTCGCCCTCGCCGCCGTGCTCGATCCGCTCCCAGGCGAACTCCTCGATGCGGACGCGGGCTTGGTGGATCGTCTCCTGCGAGGTGACGAAGTGCCGGGCGAGGTGGATGCCGAACTGCTCGGCTGAGTCGACGCCGTACTCCTTGGCGAACGCGTACACCGTGTTCTTGGTGGTGTCGGTCGGCAGGACGCTGGCGTTGGATCCCGAGTAGTGGACCTCGCCCATGTCGCCGCTGAGGGAGACGGAGACGTTCAGGTCCTTGATGTGATGCGTGGCGCCGTCGCGGACGACGCGGACCACTCTGGTCTCGGCCTTGCCGTACTGGTTCTGGCCCAGCGTTGCGCGGGTCATGGTCCTAGCTCCCTCGGTAGACGGAGTACCCGAACGGGTTCAGCAGCAGCGGTACGTGGTAGTGCTCGCCGGGTTCGACGGCGAACGCGACGGCGACCTCCGGGAAGAACGCGGTGTCGACGTCGAAGACGAGGCGGGCGTGCGCGGTGCCGTCCGGCAGGGGCGGGAAGTCGGTGCAGCGGCCGTCCGCGTCGGTCCGCGCGGTGCCGACGTCCTGCCAGTCGCCGCCGGTGCGGGCGGCGAGGCGGACGGGGACGCCGGCGGCGGGGCGGCCGGCGGTGGTGTCCAGGATGTGCGTGGACACGGTGCTGGTCATGCGGGGTCACCTTCGACGAGTCGTGCGAGCCGGATGCGGTTGATCTTCCCGAGTTCCCCCCGGACGATCTCGCGTTCGCGCTCCGGCGTGTTCCCGATCCGTTCCCGGGCGGCGTCGCGCAGTTGCCCGCCGGTCAGGCCGGTCGCGCAGATCAGGAAGACGTGGCCGAACTTCTCCTGGTAGGCGAGGTTCAGTTCGAGCATCTGTGCCTTCAGTTCCGTGTCCGCGCCGCTCATCCCGCACTGTTCGCGGGATGAGACGGGGTCGCCCGGCCGGGGTCGCCCGATCGGCGGGTGCCCCGCGAGGGCGGCGTCCAGTCCGGCGTCGTCCAACTCGTGGACGGCCGTCTCGCCGGCGGCGTACAGGGCCTCGGCGGTGGGGTACGGGCGGGACGCCAGCAGGCGCCGGACCCAGGCCGGGGCGGCGCACACCTCGGTGAGGGCGGCGTGGGCGGCCGGCTCGGGGAGCGTGTTGAACCGGGTCAGGCCCGGGGAGGGGGGCGTCACGGCGTCAGCTAACGCCGTCGCACGAACGTTCGTCAACAGTTTGTTGAAAATTCTGGGTTACACGGGATGCCCGGTGGGACTACGCGAGGTGCCCGGCGGGGTTACCGGTAGGACTACGCGCCCTTCTCCCGGTTCAGGTAGTTGTAGACCGTGAACCGGCTCACACCGAGCGCGCTCGCCACCGTCTCCACACCGTGCCGCACGGTGAACGCGCCCCGCGCCTCCAGCGTCCGCACGATCTCCTGCTTGGCCCTGCGGTCCAGGTCCGCGAGGGGTTTGCCGAGCTTGCGCTCCATCGCGGCCAGGATGTGATCGAGCGAGTCGGCGAGCTGGGGCAGCCGGACGGCGACGGCGTCGGCGCCGGCCCAGGTCAGGACGACGTCGTCGGGGCCCGCCTCGTCGGCCGGGACCAGCTCGCCGCCGATCGCGTCGACCAGGGGCTTGACGGCCGCGATGAAGGCGTCGGGCTCGTTCACGCCCCCTCCCCCACCACGTTGACCTGGAGCGACACCCGCGTCGCCCCCGCCTCCAGCGCCTGCCTCAGCACCGCGTCGACGGCCCCGAGGACCGCCTCCGCACCCCCCTCGGCCGTGTTCCCGAACGGCCCGACGTCGACGGCGTCCAGCTCCGCCGCCTCCAGCGCCCGCCGCGCGGCCAGCGCGTGTCCCGGCACCTCGTCCAGGTCGAACGGCTCGGTCGTGAACTCCACTCGCAATCGCACGCGCACAACCTAACGTGCGGCGGGGGGCGGAGGGCAGCCCCGAAGGGACCCTGGCCGGCTGTGCCAGAATCGGGCTTCCGGCATGCGGAACTCGATCGGGGAGCGGCGATGGGCTTCACGGACCTGCGGTACACCGTCAACGTGTCGATCCTGTTCACCGAACTCCCCCTGCTGGAACGGCCGGCGGCGGTCGCGGCGAGCGGTTTCGGGAACGTCGAGATGTGGTGGCCGTGGCCGGACGCGGCCGTGCCGGACCGGGGTCGGCTGGACGCGTTGCGGCGGGCGATCGAGGAGGCGGGGGTGCGGCTCACCGGGCTGAACTTCTACTCCGGGCAGCTCCCCGGCCCCGACCGGGGCGCGCTGTCCGTGCCGGGCGTGGCGGCGGAGCGGTTCCGGGAGAACGTCGACGTCGTCACCGAGTTCGCGGGCTCGCTGGGGTGCCGGGCGCTCAACGCGCCGTACGGCAACCGGATCGACGGGGTGGACCCCGCCGAGCAGGACGAACTCGCCCTGGACAACCTCGCGTACGCGGCGCGCGCGGCGCACGGGATCGGGGCCGTGCTGCTGGTCGAGGCGCTGAACCGGGTGGAGTCGCCGAGGTATCCGCTGCACAGCGCTTCAGCGGCCGTCGACGTCGTGAACCGCGTCAACTCCCTTACGGGACTGGGCAATGCGCGGTATCTGATGGACCTGTACCACCTCGGCGTCAACGGCGAGGACGTCCCCGCCGCGATCGACCGCCACGCCGGCGTCACCGGCCATGTCCAGATCGCGGACGCGCCGGGACGCGGCGTGCCGGGAACGGGCACGCTGCCGTTGCGGGCATGGCTGGAACGGCTGACGGACGCCGGGTACGACGGGCTCGTGGGGCTGGAGTACATGCCCGGCGACGCGGGGAGCGGCGGGGCGTTCGAGTGGCTGTGAACCGGCGTTGAGGCAGGGCGCCTCACCAGCGTCGTATCTGCGCATAAATGCGTTACGGCACCGGTCGTAGCAGCCGTACGGAAACCTCAAATGAACCTCTGAAGACGCGCCCGGGGGCTTCAACCGGCCCGGAACCAGGGCACATTGAGTGCATGCGGGGCCCGTCGGAACGGGGGCGGCGGGTCCCGCGCGGGGGCGCCTTCGCGGCCGGACGGGGGAACGGGGGAACCCGGCCGCGAGGCACCGCCCTAGCCCCCGTACATCTCCCGCAGCTCGATCTTC encodes:
- a CDS encoding winged helix-turn-helix transcriptional regulator; this translates as MSPRRSYDQYCSAARALDVVGDRWTLLIVRELLAGPRRYTDLHADLPGVSTDVLASRLKDMERDGLTTRRRLPPPGAAYVYELTVRGRQLLHVLQALGAWGQAELGERRPTDAVRAHWFALPLLRALDGEGVVQVHLDEGEFHLYVGGTDGAVYGDGVAPVEADARLALDTDTCTAIARGELGLADAVRAGRVEVSGDGALAKALREA
- a CDS encoding pyridoxal phosphate-dependent aminotransferase encodes the protein MEFRQSNKLSEVCYEIRGPVIEHANALEEAGHSVLRLNTGNPALFGFEAPEEIVQDMIRMLPQAHGYTDSRGILSARRAVSQRYQKLGVEVDVDHVYLGNGISELISMAVQALIEDGDEILIPAPDFPLWTAVTTLAGGKAVHYLCDEQSDWNPDLADMASKITDRTKAVVIINPNNPTGAVYPKEVVEGILDLARRHGLMVLADEIYDQILYDDAVHHSAAALAPDLVVLTFCGLSKTYRVAGFRSGWLAVSGPTQHARNYLEGLTMLASMRLCANAPAQYAIQAALGGRQSINDLTAPGGRLHEQRDVAWRRLNEIPGVSCVRPKGSLYAFPRLDPKVYPIHDDEKFVLDLLLREKIQVVQGTGFNWPTPDHFRILTLPHADDLEAAIGRIGRFLSGYRQ
- a CDS encoding 8-oxoguanine deaminase — translated: MAQRIVIENAAIATVDAADTEHATGHVVLHGNRIESLGAGPAPEGLADVARRIDATGHLVTPGLVNTHHHYYQWITRGLATDHNLFDWLVALYPTWARIDEPMVRAAAEGSLAMMARGGVTTAMDHHYVFPRGTGDLSAAIIGAARDLGVRFTLARGSMDRGESDGGLPPDFAVESLDGALTATEETVRRHHDPSFDAMTQVAVAPCSPFSVSTELMRQGAELARRLGVRLHTHGSETVEEEKFCHELFGMGPTDYFESTGWLGEDVWMAHCVHMNDSDIAAFARTGTGVAHCPSSNARLAAGIARVPDLLAAGVPVGLGVDGTASNESGELHTELRNALLINRLGAHREAALNARQALRLGTYGGAQVLGRAREIGSLEPGKLADLVLWRMDTLAHASIADPVTALVFGAAAPVTASFVNGRQIVENGRLLTADEDEIARSTRAEARRLAEIAAG
- the pucL gene encoding factor-independent urate hydroxylase, with product MTRATLGQNQYGKAETRVVRVVRDGATHHIKDLNVSVSLSGDMGEVHYSGSNASVLPTDTTKNTVYAFAKEYGVDSAEQFGIHLARHFVTSQETIHQARVRIEEFAWERIEHGGEGEHSFVRKGQETRLAQVTFDGVSWEVVSGLKDLTVLNSTNSEFWGYVKDEYTTLPEAYDRILATDVAARWRFNWSGEEGELPDWQESYAQTKRHILEAFAETYSLSLQQTLYAMGARVVEHRPEIDEIRFSLPNKHHFLVDLKPFGLKNDNEVYFAADRPYGLIEATILRDGAEARIPVDLTNL
- the uraH gene encoding hydroxyisourate hydrolase: MTSTVSTHILDTTAGRPAAGVPVRLAARTGGDWQDVGTARTDADGRCTDFPPLPDGTAHARLVFDVDTAFFPEVAVAFAVEPGEHYHVPLLLNPFGYSVYRGS
- the uraD gene encoding 2-oxo-4-hydroxy-4-carboxy-5-ureidoimidazoline decarboxylase, whose translation is MTPPSPGLTRFNTLPEPAAHAALTEVCAAPAWVRRLLASRPYPTAEALYAAGETAVHELDDAGLDAALAGHPPIGRPRPGDPVSSREQCGMSGADTELKAQMLELNLAYQEKFGHVFLICATGLTGGQLRDAARERIGNTPEREREIVRGELGKINRIRLARLVEGDPA
- a CDS encoding helix-turn-helix domain-containing protein, producing the protein MNEPDAFIAAVKPLVDAIGGELVPADEAGPDDVVLTWAGADAVAVRLPQLADSLDHILAAMERKLGKPLADLDRRAKQEIVRTLEARGAFTVRHGVETVASALGVSRFTVYNYLNREKGA
- a CDS encoding TIM barrel protein; the protein is MGFTDLRYTVNVSILFTELPLLERPAAVAASGFGNVEMWWPWPDAAVPDRGRLDALRRAIEEAGVRLTGLNFYSGQLPGPDRGALSVPGVAAERFRENVDVVTEFAGSLGCRALNAPYGNRIDGVDPAEQDELALDNLAYAARAAHGIGAVLLVEALNRVESPRYPLHSASAAVDVVNRVNSLTGLGNARYLMDLYHLGVNGEDVPAAIDRHAGVTGHVQIADAPGRGVPGTGTLPLRAWLERLTDAGYDGLVGLEYMPGDAGSGGAFEWL